A section of the Verrucomicrobium sp. GAS474 genome encodes:
- a CDS encoding multidrug efflux SMR transporter, whose amino-acid sequence MKWVYLALAIGFEIAGTTCMKLSDGFSNLKWAALMALFYSGCFIFLTFTVKRMEVSLAYAIWSGVGVALLSCIGIFFFKESFNAMKLFGLVAIIVGVVALRLSGAK is encoded by the coding sequence ATGAAATGGGTCTATCTCGCCTTGGCGATCGGGTTTGAAATCGCCGGCACCACCTGCATGAAGCTCTCCGACGGCTTCAGCAACCTGAAATGGGCGGCCCTCATGGCCCTCTTCTACTCGGGCTGCTTCATCTTCCTCACGTTCACCGTGAAGCGGATGGAGGTCAGCCTTGCCTATGCCATCTGGAGCGGCGTCGGCGTCGCCCTCCTCTCCTGCATCGGCATCTTCTTCTTCAAGGAGAGCTTCAACGCGATGAAGCTCTTCGGCCTCGTCGCGATCATCGTCGGCGTCGTCGCCCTCCGCCTCAGCGGGGCGAAGTAG
- a CDS encoding DUF485 domain-containing protein, which produces MSDSVSPSAEIHDQDPGEIKNGRHAFLFFFIYLALYLGFVGLSAFDPDALAWNTPIGGLNLAIVYGMVLIFAAIVLASLYAFLNRPASESK; this is translated from the coding sequence ATGAGCGACTCCGTCTCCCCCTCCGCCGAAATCCACGATCAGGACCCTGGTGAAATCAAGAATGGCCGCCATGCCTTCCTCTTCTTCTTCATCTACCTCGCCCTCTACCTCGGCTTCGTCGGCCTGAGCGCCTTCGATCCCGACGCCCTCGCCTGGAATACCCCCATCGGCGGCCTCAACCTGGCGATCGTCTACGGCATGGTGCTGATCTTCGCGGCGATCGTCCTCGCCTCGCTCTACGCCTTCCTGAACCGCCCGGCGTCCGAGTCGAAGTAA
- the lexA gene encoding transcriptional repressor LexA, whose amino-acid sequence MVFNPESSSMPAPVFTLTGSQQKVLEFIEKYSETNHRPPTIREIQRHCGFASPRAVSYIVEKLEAAQVLLREARSRGLFSTRRPTVRAQGSPEAFQLPLFDSIPAGFADPIEGGSEVEAPASLSFIPSTLGVSDPARAFAVKVKGESMIGAGIFDGDVVVLERKPAAPGDIVAALIDGECTLKRLHQRRGAYYLQAENPAYPDLEPVEELSVQGVVVGVLRRYANAA is encoded by the coding sequence ATGGTCTTTAATCCCGAGTCGTCGTCGATGCCTGCGCCGGTCTTCACCCTCACCGGGTCCCAGCAGAAGGTTCTCGAATTCATCGAGAAGTACAGCGAGACCAACCATCGCCCGCCGACGATCCGGGAAATCCAGCGCCATTGCGGCTTCGCCAGCCCCCGCGCCGTCTCCTACATCGTGGAGAAGCTCGAGGCGGCCCAGGTCCTCCTCCGGGAAGCCCGCTCCCGGGGCCTTTTCTCGACCCGCCGCCCGACGGTCCGCGCCCAGGGTTCCCCCGAGGCGTTCCAGCTCCCGCTCTTCGATTCGATTCCCGCCGGTTTCGCCGATCCGATCGAGGGCGGGAGCGAGGTCGAGGCCCCCGCCTCCCTTTCCTTCATCCCCAGCACCCTCGGCGTCTCCGATCCCGCCCGCGCCTTCGCGGTGAAGGTGAAGGGGGAGAGCATGATCGGCGCGGGGATCTTCGACGGCGACGTCGTCGTCCTCGAGCGGAAGCCTGCCGCCCCCGGCGATATCGTCGCTGCCTTGATCGACGGCGAGTGCACCCTGAAGCGCCTCCACCAGCGCCGGGGGGCCTATTACCTTCAGGCGGAGAACCCCGCCTATCCCGATCTCGAGCCGGTCGAAGAACTCAGCGTCCAAGGCGTCGTCGTCGGCGTCCTGCGACGCTACGCGAACGCAGCGTGA
- a CDS encoding MBOAT family O-acyltransferase: MLYTDIGFLYLFAAVCGVTFLLRPWPALKEWFLIVFSLLVIATWGWYDLALFLGVLAVNFVSARLLPRLSPPAAKRLLIGTIGLDLATLALFKYANFLGTTLAAISPLEFPSFPLGIPLAISFYVFHLISYLVDIHAGRVRVATFRQYLFYLSFFPHVIAGPIVRAWQLVPQIGVTRRVRNDLFMGFHFVVVGVFLKCVGANNIAQAIDPYWADGGTPPPFDLTCLEHWLVAFLYYCQIYGDFAGYSLMALGMARMLGYRLPPNFRTPMLAASLREFWQRWHITLSRWIRDYLYIPLGGNRCSAPRAAFNLLFAFFLCGLWHGAGWGFALWGLMHGAGLVAERFFHRDGMAASPSFRWGGWAAAQLWVVFAWVFFRCPSLAQAWDFARPMLTLAPAFHPPHPFWFVRNRPLLALLPALAIVAHHGAPFFLKRVGRRRLGLALGIVTGVLFVLNCIVYSPAKGFIYFLF, translated from the coding sequence ATGCTCTACACCGACATCGGATTCCTCTACCTGTTCGCGGCGGTCTGCGGGGTGACGTTCCTCCTCCGTCCGTGGCCTGCGTTGAAGGAATGGTTCCTGATCGTCTTCAGCCTCCTGGTGATCGCGACGTGGGGATGGTACGATCTCGCCCTTTTCCTCGGGGTGTTGGCGGTGAACTTCGTCTCGGCCCGCCTCCTGCCCCGGCTCTCCCCTCCGGCGGCGAAGCGGCTGCTGATCGGGACGATCGGCCTCGACCTCGCGACGCTCGCCCTTTTCAAATATGCCAACTTCCTCGGCACCACGCTGGCGGCGATCTCGCCGCTCGAATTCCCTTCCTTCCCGCTCGGCATCCCGCTCGCGATCTCCTTCTACGTCTTTCACCTCATCAGCTACCTCGTCGATATCCATGCGGGACGGGTCCGGGTGGCGACGTTCCGGCAATATCTCTTTTACCTCAGCTTCTTCCCTCACGTCATCGCCGGGCCGATCGTCCGGGCCTGGCAGCTCGTCCCCCAGATCGGCGTCACCCGCCGCGTCCGGAACGATCTCTTCATGGGGTTCCATTTCGTCGTCGTCGGGGTCTTCCTGAAATGTGTCGGGGCGAACAATATCGCCCAGGCGATCGATCCCTACTGGGCCGACGGGGGGACGCCTCCTCCGTTCGACCTGACTTGCCTGGAACACTGGCTGGTCGCCTTCCTCTATTATTGCCAAATCTACGGCGACTTCGCCGGATACAGCCTCATGGCCCTCGGCATGGCACGGATGCTCGGCTACCGCCTGCCGCCGAATTTCCGGACGCCGATGCTCGCCGCCAGCCTGCGGGAATTCTGGCAGCGGTGGCACATCACCCTCTCCCGCTGGATCCGCGATTATCTCTACATCCCCCTCGGCGGAAACCGCTGCTCCGCACCCCGGGCCGCCTTCAATCTCCTCTTCGCCTTCTTTCTCTGCGGCCTCTGGCATGGGGCCGGATGGGGCTTCGCCCTCTGGGGGCTGATGCACGGGGCGGGGTTGGTCGCGGAACGGTTCTTCCACCGGGACGGGATGGCCGCCTCGCCCTCCTTCCGCTGGGGCGGATGGGCGGCGGCGCAGCTTTGGGTGGTTTTCGCCTGGGTCTTCTTCCGCTGCCCTTCCCTCGCGCAAGCGTGGGATTTCGCCCGTCCGATGCTTACCCTCGCACCCGCGTTCCATCCCCCGCACCCGTTCTGGTTTGTCCGCAACCGACCCCTCCTCGCCCTTCTCCCGGCCCTCGCCATCGTGGCCCACCACGGCGCGCCGTTCTTCCTGAAGCGGGTCGGGCGACGCCGCCTCGGCCTCGCGCTCGGCATTGTCACCGGCGTCCTGTTCGTCCTGAACTGCATCGTCTATTCTCCGGCGAAGGGATTCATCTATTTCCTCTTCTGA
- a CDS encoding protein arginine kinase, whose amino-acid sequence MSYRTGVVKIANLLQTSSEWLHGDSGGAGNKVVLCTRVRLARNLNHHPFPGWAKKAERERILSIIQPAVLSLPEMGQAIVCDSMDHFSPLEKQVLVEQHLISREHAAKSAGSGLAVNKPRTLSVMINEEDHLRLQVFRAGLQLKGLWKMADKIDGELDERLDFAFSPQIGYLTACPTNVGTGMRASVMMHLPALVLKEQIGQIIKAVNRIGLAVRGLYGEGTEALGNLFQVSNQMTLGESETAIIERLQKVISQIIDHEENARVTLLQEKARVVADQVGRAYGIMRHSYAMSSKEALNLLSLLRFGADLGMFPESCRMAIDECFIKTQPAHLQLDYDRKLTTEERDGIRSDFLREHLKDVPAPDCAKLGTSTPPSTEESQS is encoded by the coding sequence ATGTCTTACCGTACGGGGGTAGTGAAGATCGCCAATTTACTCCAGACCAGCAGCGAGTGGTTGCATGGGGATAGCGGTGGCGCCGGGAACAAGGTAGTGCTTTGCACCCGTGTCCGGCTCGCCCGCAATCTCAACCACCACCCGTTTCCCGGCTGGGCGAAGAAGGCGGAGCGCGAGCGGATCCTCTCCATCATCCAACCCGCCGTCCTCTCCCTCCCCGAGATGGGCCAGGCGATCGTCTGCGATTCGATGGACCATTTCTCCCCGCTCGAAAAGCAGGTCCTCGTCGAGCAGCACCTCATCAGCCGCGAGCACGCCGCGAAGAGCGCCGGCAGCGGCCTCGCGGTGAACAAGCCCCGCACCCTTTCCGTCATGATCAACGAGGAAGACCACCTCCGCCTCCAGGTCTTCCGCGCCGGGCTCCAGCTGAAGGGCCTCTGGAAGATGGCCGACAAGATCGACGGCGAGCTCGACGAGCGGCTCGACTTCGCCTTCTCCCCCCAGATCGGCTATCTCACCGCCTGCCCGACGAACGTCGGCACCGGGATGCGCGCCTCGGTCATGATGCACCTCCCGGCCCTCGTGCTGAAGGAGCAGATCGGCCAGATCATCAAGGCGGTGAACCGCATCGGCCTCGCCGTCCGCGGCCTCTACGGGGAGGGGACCGAGGCCCTCGGCAACCTCTTCCAGGTCTCGAACCAGATGACCCTCGGCGAGAGCGAGACGGCGATCATCGAGCGCCTCCAGAAGGTGATCTCGCAGATCATCGACCACGAGGAGAACGCCCGCGTCACGCTGCTGCAGGAAAAGGCCCGCGTCGTCGCCGACCAGGTCGGCCGCGCCTACGGGATCATGCGCCATTCCTACGCCATGTCGTCGAAGGAGGCGTTGAACCTCCTCTCCCTCCTCCGCTTCGGGGCCGACCTCGGGATGTTCCCCGAGTCGTGCCGCATGGCGATCGACGAGTGCTTCATCAAGACGCAGCCCGCCCACCTCCAGCTCGATTACGACCGGAAGCTGACCACCGAGGAGCGCGACGGCATCCGTTCCGATTTCCTCCGCGAGCATTTGAAGGACGTCCCGGCGCCCGACTGCGCCAAGCTCGGCACCTCCACCCCCCCTTCCACCGAAGAAAGCCAATCATGA
- a CDS encoding cation acetate symporter, whose translation MNTPVIIFSIFVTTVLLLSFYLGRKAKSAKGYYAAHGEIHWFVNGIAFAGDYLSAASFLGICGMIALFGYDGFLYSIGFLAGWVVAIFLIAEPIKRLGKFTFADALDSKFNSRGIKLSVAIGTLVISIAYLIPQMVGAGALIKPLLGIDDNYGIIIVGLLVTIIVTTAGMVSTTWVQFIKGSLLVFFCLILVGLILARGLSVRELATIPIPVPAEVAAPAAPAAAPAEASAPAASSAALEPTPVVDSSVPIAPPEPAAPAVEVPKAITAGPLAGKPYYGLYDGEKLVTLYRVIDLPGKGKALVEVQTSTAFPKEKDKKPLPNVLGGGKPLHPINGIYSLPDGQKETGGVSPFGFLTTLQKSILIQSGKEVIKDFPNASEETTVFFPKLNSGEKLLQPGTHPNFKGIHSQKLADKLDFISFMLALFAGTASLPHILIRYYTVKDAAAARKSTVVGIGAIGIFYVLTLFLGLAALSYGVLDLSDAGGNKAAPLLAKSFSPLLFAFISAIAFTTVLGTVSGLILAGSGAVAHDLIENVLKIPMSDHQKVFAGKMAAIVLGIIAMVLGIAFKQINVSLMVAWAFNIAASANLPSLLMLLFWKKTTKQGITAAVTVGTLTSVGWILISDKVVKEVYKMDPFSNLPMNYPALVTVPLGFLILIVVSLLTQPKAKADLD comes from the coding sequence ATGAATACGCCTGTCATCATCTTCTCGATCTTCGTCACCACCGTCCTCCTCCTCTCCTTCTACCTCGGCAGGAAGGCGAAGTCGGCCAAGGGCTACTACGCCGCCCACGGCGAGATCCATTGGTTCGTCAACGGCATCGCCTTCGCGGGCGATTACCTCTCCGCCGCCTCGTTCCTCGGCATCTGCGGCATGATCGCCCTCTTCGGTTACGACGGGTTCCTCTACTCGATCGGCTTCCTCGCCGGCTGGGTCGTCGCGATCTTCCTGATCGCGGAGCCGATCAAGCGGCTCGGCAAGTTCACCTTCGCCGACGCGCTCGACTCGAAGTTCAACTCCCGCGGCATCAAGCTCTCCGTCGCCATCGGCACCCTCGTCATCTCGATCGCCTACCTCATCCCCCAGATGGTCGGCGCCGGGGCGCTGATCAAGCCCCTCCTCGGCATCGACGACAACTACGGCATCATCATCGTCGGCCTCCTCGTCACGATCATCGTCACCACCGCCGGGATGGTCTCGACGACCTGGGTCCAGTTCATCAAGGGCTCCCTCCTCGTCTTCTTCTGCCTCATCCTCGTCGGCCTCATCCTGGCCCGGGGTCTCAGCGTCCGCGAGCTCGCCACGATCCCGATCCCCGTTCCCGCCGAGGTCGCCGCGCCTGCCGCTCCCGCCGCCGCCCCGGCCGAGGCCTCGGCTCCCGCCGCTTCCTCCGCCGCGCTCGAACCGACGCCCGTCGTCGACTCGAGCGTCCCGATCGCCCCCCCCGAGCCGGCCGCGCCCGCCGTCGAGGTTCCCAAGGCGATCACTGCCGGCCCCCTCGCCGGGAAGCCCTACTACGGGCTCTACGACGGCGAGAAGCTCGTCACCCTCTACCGCGTGATCGACCTCCCCGGCAAGGGCAAGGCCCTCGTCGAGGTCCAGACCTCGACCGCCTTCCCGAAGGAAAAGGACAAGAAGCCCCTCCCGAACGTCCTCGGCGGCGGCAAGCCCCTCCACCCGATCAACGGCATCTACTCCCTCCCCGACGGCCAGAAGGAGACCGGCGGCGTCAGCCCCTTCGGCTTCCTCACCACCCTCCAGAAGTCGATCCTCATCCAGTCGGGCAAGGAAGTGATCAAGGACTTCCCGAACGCGAGCGAGGAGACCACCGTCTTCTTCCCGAAGCTCAACTCGGGCGAGAAGCTCCTCCAGCCCGGCACCCACCCGAACTTCAAGGGCATCCACTCCCAGAAGCTCGCCGACAAGCTCGACTTCATCTCCTTCATGCTCGCCCTCTTCGCCGGGACGGCCTCGCTCCCCCACATCCTCATCCGCTACTACACGGTGAAGGACGCGGCGGCGGCGCGGAAGTCGACCGTCGTCGGCATCGGCGCGATCGGCATCTTCTACGTCCTCACGCTCTTCCTCGGCCTCGCCGCGCTGAGCTACGGCGTCCTCGACCTCTCCGACGCGGGCGGCAACAAGGCGGCGCCGCTCCTGGCGAAGTCGTTCTCCCCGCTCCTCTTCGCCTTCATCTCGGCGATCGCCTTCACCACCGTGCTGGGGACCGTCTCCGGCCTCATCCTGGCCGGTTCCGGCGCCGTGGCGCACGACCTGATCGAGAACGTCCTGAAGATCCCGATGAGCGACCACCAGAAGGTCTTCGCGGGGAAGATGGCCGCCATCGTCCTCGGCATCATCGCCATGGTCCTCGGCATCGCGTTCAAGCAGATCAACGTCTCCCTCATGGTCGCCTGGGCCTTCAACATCGCCGCCTCGGCCAACCTCCCCTCGCTCCTGATGCTCCTCTTCTGGAAGAAGACGACGAAGCAGGGCATCACCGCCGCCGTCACCGTCGGCACGCTGACCTCGGTCGGCTGGATCCTGATCTCGGACAAGGTCGTGAAGGAAGTCTACAAGATGGACCCCTTCTCCAACCTGCCGATGAACTACCCGGCCCTCGTCACCGTCCCCCTCGGCTTCCTCATCCTGATCGTCGTCTCGCTCCTCACCCAGCCGAAGGCGAAGGCCGACCTCGACTAA
- a CDS encoding glutamate--tRNA ligase family protein, with protein MDCKEAPVAPPSVPYRGRIAPTPTGFLHLGHAATFGAAHARARAAGGEIVLRLEDIDPRRCLPLYAEAAMEDLRWLGLHWDGEPLWQSRRRERYLAAWRQLRDGGWIYPCTRSRKEVAEAAPLTVGAFDQEEPLFPAAWRTPVEAARAWETPAGVNWRFRVPDGEIVAFDDGLLGALSPRAGTDFGDFLVWNRDDVPAYELAVVVDDAGDGITEVVRGADLLLSTSRQLLLYRALGLGGAIPAFRHTPLIRDASGRRLAKRDAALALRAMREAGATPETIWEQIDRNGPLPGQTP; from the coding sequence ATGGATTGTAAGGAAGCGCCCGTCGCGCCCCCCTCCGTACCCTATCGCGGGCGGATCGCCCCGACGCCGACCGGTTTCCTCCACCTCGGCCACGCGGCGACCTTCGGCGCGGCCCACGCGCGGGCCCGCGCCGCCGGAGGGGAGATCGTCCTCCGGCTCGAGGATATCGACCCCCGCCGCTGCCTTCCCCTCTACGCCGAGGCGGCGATGGAGGACCTCCGCTGGCTGGGCCTCCACTGGGACGGGGAACCCCTCTGGCAGAGCCGGAGACGGGAGCGGTACCTCGCCGCCTGGCGGCAACTCCGCGACGGCGGCTGGATCTATCCCTGCACCCGCTCCCGGAAGGAAGTGGCCGAGGCGGCCCCGTTGACCGTCGGCGCCTTCGATCAGGAGGAACCGCTCTTCCCCGCCGCCTGGCGGACCCCCGTCGAGGCCGCCCGCGCGTGGGAAACCCCGGCGGGGGTGAATTGGCGCTTCCGCGTCCCCGACGGGGAGATAGTCGCCTTCGACGACGGCCTCCTCGGAGCCCTCTCTCCCCGGGCCGGGACCGATTTCGGCGACTTCCTCGTCTGGAACCGCGACGACGTCCCGGCCTACGAGCTCGCCGTCGTCGTAGACGACGCGGGCGACGGGATCACCGAGGTCGTCCGGGGGGCCGACCTCCTTCTTTCGACCTCCCGGCAGCTCCTGCTCTACCGCGCCCTCGGCCTCGGCGGGGCGATCCCCGCCTTCCGCCACACGCCGCTGATCCGGGACGCCTCGGGCCGCCGCCTGGCGAAGCGCGACGCCGCCCTCGCCCTCCGCGCCATGCGCGAGGCCGGGGCCACCCCGGAGACGATCTGGGAGCAGATCGACCGGAACGGCCCGTTACCCGGGCAAACGCCTTAG
- a CDS encoding ATP-dependent Clp protease ATP-binding subunit, with protein MNNFTPRAQQVLSLARKEADRFNHNYVGTEHLLLGLIKLGQGVAVNVLQKMGVDLDTVRNEVEKQVGTGPESKVSGNIPYTPRVKKVLALAGKEAKALNHSYVGTEHILLGLLREGEGVAARVLKSLEIDLERARNEILKELDPNFTAPESGAGQGGGEEEPGEGATAGGPETGGKKEVKTPALKSFGRDLTEVARKGELDPVIGRSSEIERVIQILCRRTKNNPVLIGEAGVGKTAIVEGLAQEIAAGNVPELLREKKVITLDLALMVAGTKYRGQFEERIKAVMEEIRKAKNVLLFIDELHTIVGAGSAEGAMDASNIIKPALSRGELQCIGATTLTEYRKYIEKDSALERRFQTVTVEAPSVADTVLILQGLKVKYEAHHKAKYTDDAITAAAKLSDRYLTGRFLPDKAIDVMDEAGSRARIAATMRPPDVKDIETELGEIRNRKDASIKAQDFEKAAALRDKEKEAKEKLEAILAEWRLKRDEQEVSVTEDDIMHIVSKWTGVPISRVTQKDREKLLQVADELKGKVIGQDEAVAALGKALRRSRADLKDPKRPIGSFVFLGPTGVGKTMLVKTLAEHMFGSSDALIQIDMSEYMEKFNVSRLIGSPPGYVGYEEGGQLTERVRRRPYSVVLFDEIEKGHPDVWNILLQILEDGIVTDSLGRKIDFRNTIIIMTSNVGADTGFNKGSLGFTASKDEATYDQMKERMLEQMKKTFKPEFLNRLDDLIVFRSLNKADMVKIVELEVGKVSTRLESRQLKLKLTQEATDFLIEKGYDPAYGARPLRRAVERYLEDPLAEELLRGNIKESQTVEVSFKPKEIAAEAVQRRDAREKDAKEGELVFHPIDDPAPASTETPTTPSSS; from the coding sequence ATGAATAACTTCACCCCCCGCGCCCAGCAGGTCCTTTCCCTCGCCCGGAAGGAGGCCGACCGTTTCAACCACAACTACGTGGGGACGGAGCACCTCCTCCTCGGCCTCATCAAGCTCGGCCAGGGTGTCGCCGTCAACGTCCTCCAGAAGATGGGCGTCGACCTCGACACCGTCCGCAACGAGGTGGAAAAGCAGGTCGGCACCGGCCCCGAATCGAAGGTCTCCGGGAACATCCCCTACACGCCCCGCGTGAAGAAGGTCCTCGCCCTCGCGGGCAAGGAAGCGAAGGCGCTCAACCACAGCTACGTCGGCACGGAGCACATCCTCCTCGGCCTCCTGCGCGAGGGGGAGGGCGTCGCCGCCCGCGTCCTCAAGAGCCTCGAGATCGACCTCGAGCGCGCCCGCAACGAGATCCTGAAGGAACTCGACCCGAACTTCACCGCCCCCGAGTCGGGCGCGGGCCAGGGCGGCGGCGAGGAGGAGCCGGGCGAGGGCGCCACGGCGGGCGGCCCCGAGACGGGCGGCAAGAAGGAGGTCAAGACTCCCGCGCTGAAGTCGTTCGGTCGCGACCTCACCGAGGTCGCCCGCAAGGGCGAGCTCGACCCCGTCATCGGGCGGTCGAGCGAGATCGAGCGGGTCATCCAGATCCTCTGCCGCCGCACGAAGAACAACCCCGTCCTCATCGGCGAGGCCGGCGTCGGCAAGACCGCCATCGTCGAGGGCCTGGCCCAGGAAATCGCCGCCGGGAACGTCCCCGAGCTCCTTCGCGAGAAGAAGGTCATCACCCTCGACCTCGCCCTGATGGTCGCGGGAACGAAGTATCGCGGCCAGTTCGAGGAACGGATCAAGGCCGTCATGGAGGAGATCCGCAAGGCGAAGAACGTCCTCCTCTTCATCGACGAGCTCCACACCATCGTCGGCGCCGGCTCGGCCGAGGGCGCGATGGACGCGTCGAACATCATCAAGCCCGCCCTCTCCCGCGGCGAGCTCCAGTGCATCGGCGCGACGACCCTCACCGAATACCGGAAATACATCGAGAAGGACTCGGCCCTCGAGCGCCGCTTCCAGACCGTCACCGTCGAGGCTCCCAGCGTCGCCGACACCGTCCTCATCCTCCAGGGGCTGAAGGTCAAGTATGAGGCCCACCATAAGGCCAAGTACACCGACGACGCGATCACCGCCGCCGCGAAGCTCTCCGACCGCTACCTCACGGGCCGCTTCCTCCCCGACAAGGCGATCGACGTCATGGACGAGGCCGGTTCCCGCGCCCGGATCGCCGCCACGATGCGCCCGCCCGACGTGAAGGACATCGAGACCGAGCTCGGCGAGATCCGCAACCGGAAGGATGCCAGCATCAAGGCCCAGGACTTCGAGAAGGCCGCCGCCCTCCGCGACAAGGAGAAGGAGGCCAAGGAGAAGCTCGAGGCGATCCTCGCCGAATGGCGCCTGAAGCGGGACGAGCAGGAAGTCTCCGTCACCGAGGACGACATCATGCACATCGTCTCGAAGTGGACCGGCGTCCCGATCTCCCGCGTCACCCAGAAGGACCGCGAGAAGCTCCTCCAGGTCGCCGACGAGCTCAAGGGCAAGGTCATCGGCCAGGACGAGGCCGTCGCCGCCCTCGGCAAGGCCCTGCGCCGTTCCCGCGCCGACCTCAAGGACCCGAAGCGTCCCATCGGCTCCTTCGTCTTCCTCGGGCCGACCGGCGTCGGCAAGACGATGCTGGTGAAGACTCTCGCCGAGCACATGTTCGGCAGTTCGGACGCCCTGATCCAGATCGACATGTCGGAATACATGGAGAAGTTCAACGTCTCCCGCCTCATCGGCTCGCCTCCCGGCTACGTCGGCTACGAGGAAGGCGGCCAGCTGACGGAACGGGTCCGCCGCCGTCCCTACAGCGTCGTCCTCTTCGACGAGATCGAGAAGGGCCATCCCGACGTCTGGAACATCCTGCTCCAGATCCTCGAGGACGGCATCGTGACCGACAGTCTCGGCCGGAAGATCGATTTCCGGAACACGATCATCATCATGACCTCGAACGTCGGGGCCGACACCGGCTTCAACAAGGGTTCCCTCGGCTTCACCGCCAGCAAGGACGAGGCCACGTATGACCAGATGAAGGAGCGGATGCTCGAGCAGATGAAGAAGACCTTCAAGCCCGAGTTCCTCAACCGCCTCGACGACCTCATCGTCTTCCGCTCGCTGAACAAGGCCGACATGGTCAAGATCGTCGAGCTCGAGGTCGGCAAGGTCTCGACCCGCCTGGAGAGCCGCCAGCTCAAGCTGAAGCTCACCCAGGAGGCGACCGACTTCCTCATCGAGAAGGGCTACGATCCCGCCTACGGCGCCCGGCCCCTGCGCCGCGCCGTCGAGCGTTACCTCGAAGACCCCCTCGCCGAGGAACTCCTCCGTGGGAACATCAAGGAATCGCAGACCGTCGAGGTCTCCTTCAAGCCGAAGGAAATCGCCGCCGAGGCGGTGCAGCGCCGCGACGCCCGCGAGAAGGACGCGAAGGAAGGCGAGTTGGTCTTCCATCCGATCGACGATCCGGCCCCGGCCTCGACGGAAACGCCGACGACGCCTTCCTCGTCCTGA
- a CDS encoding methyl-accepting chemotaxis protein, producing MRLTRHLTLGLGSRNGAGEGDSESLGKTVADLAGNLGLQLADITGAVETISAAAVEQAAAFTQLKAENTRMAEATREITEAATEARTVATASESRMNESRAVLDGAVTSIAGLMESIEGVRAGADHLGAALQNVGKTAASIEGIALQTRLLALNASVEAARAGAAGRGFAVVADEVRTLALRSSEAAVLMSRTLSTLTEEVHRLLESASQGIARAETASRETAELRQTVTAVGEALSGVGGRTRRIADVAETVEQNIRHHIGMVDGLSARIGEESESLEQARDRLRDVVGFSERLVSTIVDSGVETRDTPFIRLVQDGARKIGHLFEEALAHGEIAEADLFSDRYEPIPRTNPAQFLTPYVTLTDRLLPALQEKIAATHERIAFCAAVDRNGFLPTHNAKFSQPQGADPAWNAAHCRNRRLFNDRVGLASGRNVRSFLLQHYRRDMGGGQFVLMNDVSAPITVRGRHWGGLRMGYRAE from the coding sequence ATGCGGCTGACACGACATCTCACCCTCGGCCTCGGCTCCCGCAATGGAGCCGGGGAGGGGGATTCCGAGTCCCTCGGCAAGACCGTCGCCGACCTCGCGGGGAACCTCGGCCTCCAGCTCGCCGACATCACCGGGGCCGTCGAGACGATCAGCGCCGCCGCCGTCGAGCAGGCCGCCGCCTTCACCCAGCTGAAGGCCGAGAACACCCGGATGGCCGAGGCGACGCGGGAGATCACCGAGGCGGCCACCGAGGCCCGCACGGTGGCGACCGCCTCCGAGTCCCGGATGAACGAGTCCCGCGCCGTCCTCGACGGGGCCGTCACCTCGATCGCCGGGCTGATGGAATCGATCGAGGGCGTCCGGGCCGGGGCCGACCACCTCGGCGCCGCCCTCCAGAACGTCGGCAAGACCGCCGCCAGCATCGAGGGGATCGCCCTCCAGACCCGCCTCCTCGCCCTCAACGCCTCGGTCGAGGCGGCCCGCGCGGGCGCGGCGGGGAGGGGCTTCGCCGTCGTCGCCGACGAGGTCCGGACCCTCGCCCTCCGGAGCTCCGAGGCCGCTGTCCTCATGAGCCGGACCCTCTCCACGCTGACCGAGGAGGTGCACCGCCTCCTGGAGAGCGCCTCCCAGGGCATCGCCCGCGCCGAGACGGCGAGCCGGGAGACCGCGGAACTCCGCCAGACCGTCACCGCGGTCGGCGAGGCCCTTTCGGGCGTCGGCGGGCGGACCCGCCGCATCGCCGACGTCGCCGAGACCGTCGAGCAGAACATCCGCCACCACATCGGGATGGTCGACGGCCTCTCCGCCCGCATCGGGGAGGAGAGCGAGAGCCTCGAGCAGGCCCGCGACCGGCTCCGCGACGTCGTCGGCTTTTCGGAGCGCCTCGTCTCGACCATCGTCGACAGCGGCGTCGAGACGCGGGACACCCCTTTCATCCGCCTCGTTCAGGACGGCGCGCGGAAGATCGGCCACCTCTTCGAAGAGGCGCTCGCCCACGGGGAGATCGCCGAGGCCGACCTTTTCAGCGACCGCTACGAGCCGATCCCCCGGACGAACCCCGCGCAGTTCCTCACCCCCTACGTCACCCTCACCGACCGCCTCCTCCCGGCCCTCCAGGAAAAGATCGCGGCGACCCACGAGCGGATCGCCTTCTGCGCCGCCGTCGACCGGAACGGCTTCCTCCCGACGCACAACGCGAAGTTCTCCCAGCCCCAGGGGGCCGACCCGGCCTGGAACGCCGCCCATTGCCGCAACCGCCGCCTCTTCAACGATCGCGTCGGCCTCGCCTCCGGGCGCAACGTCCGCTCCTTCCTCCTCCAGCACTATCGCCGCGACATGGGCGGCGGCCAGTTCGTCCTCATGAACGACGTCTCCGCGCCGATCACCGTCCGGGGACGCCACTGGGGCGGCCTCCGCATGGGATACCGGGCGGAATAG